The proteins below come from a single Thermotoga sp. KOL6 genomic window:
- the rlmB gene encoding 23S rRNA (guanosine(2251)-2'-O)-methyltransferase RlmB: MRVYGRKILQEALRNNIPIKRVFFQKLKSPSSHFLSLIEEIERKGIKYSFETEERLRNLSGTKKHQGVVFDIYEYRYCSVEEILKIKFPQLIVILDQIQDPHNLGAIVRTSVGAGANGIIIPKDKSVKVTETVVKVSAGTVFRSRIAIVTNIARTIEELKEQNVWVYAADTNGDTIYEEDLTLPTAFVFGNEGEGIRRLVKEKCDKAVTIPMENEIDSLNVSVSVGIILFETVRQRRLKGAR; this comes from the coding sequence TTGAGAGTGTACGGCCGAAAAATTCTTCAGGAAGCTCTCAGAAATAACATTCCAATTAAAAGAGTTTTTTTCCAAAAACTGAAAAGTCCAAGTAGTCACTTTCTCTCGCTCATAGAAGAAATAGAAAGAAAAGGGATAAAATATTCATTCGAGACCGAAGAAAGACTGAGGAATCTTTCCGGAACAAAGAAACATCAAGGAGTTGTCTTCGATATTTATGAATACCGATACTGCTCAGTCGAAGAAATCTTGAAAATCAAATTTCCTCAATTGATAGTGATATTAGATCAGATCCAAGATCCACACAATTTGGGTGCTATAGTTAGAACCTCCGTTGGAGCAGGAGCGAACGGTATCATAATCCCAAAAGATAAATCTGTGAAAGTAACAGAAACTGTAGTGAAAGTATCCGCAGGGACTGTTTTTAGGTCTAGGATTGCAATTGTGACAAACATTGCAAGAACGATAGAAGAGTTGAAAGAACAAAACGTTTGGGTGTATGCGGCGGACACAAATGGTGATACGATATACGAAGAAGATCTCACGTTGCCAACGGCTTTCGTATTTGGGAACGAGGGAGAAGGCATCAGAAGGCTTGTAAAGGAAAAATGTGACAAAGCGGTAACGATACCGATGGAAAACGAAATAGACTCTCTGAATGTATCTGTCAGCGTGGGAATAATTTTGTTCGAAACGGTGAGACAAAGGAGGTTGAAAGGTGCTCGATAA
- a CDS encoding HAD-IIA family hydrolase — MLDKIDLFILDMDGTFYLDDILLPGSLDFLEILKQKGKRYVFFTNNSSLGPTDYVRKLRKMGAPVLKGSVITSGEITAEYILQKYGRCKIFLLGTPQLKRVFASYGHVMEDEKPDFVVLGFDKTLTYEKLKKACLFLRKGKKYLATHPDINCPSKEGPIPDAGSLIAAIEASTGRKPDLVLGKPNPMVVEVISRKLNVPKEKMAMVGDRLYTDVKLGKNAGIVSILVLTGETTLDDLSRSDVKPDFVFKNLYELSKAIE, encoded by the coding sequence GTGCTCGATAAGATAGACCTATTCATTCTGGACATGGATGGAACATTTTACCTGGATGATATCCTTCTCCCTGGTTCACTGGATTTCCTAGAGATATTGAAACAAAAGGGAAAAAGATACGTTTTTTTCACGAACAACTCTTCCCTTGGACCCACAGACTACGTGAGGAAACTGAGGAAAATGGGTGCACCTGTACTGAAAGGCTCCGTGATCACCTCCGGAGAAATAACCGCAGAGTACATATTACAGAAGTACGGTCGATGTAAAATTTTTCTTCTCGGAACACCACAGTTGAAAAGAGTCTTTGCATCCTATGGTCACGTGATGGAAGATGAAAAACCTGACTTCGTGGTTCTCGGTTTTGACAAAACACTTACGTACGAAAAGCTCAAAAAAGCATGTCTTTTTCTCAGAAAAGGAAAAAAATACCTTGCCACCCATCCAGACATAAATTGTCCTTCAAAAGAGGGCCCGATCCCCGATGCGGGAAGCCTTATAGCAGCTATTGAAGCCTCGACCGGTAGGAAGCCGGATCTCGTGTTAGGAAAACCGAACCCTATGGTTGTAGAGGTGATCTCAAGAAAACTCAATGTTCCTAAAGAAAAAATGGCGATGGTAGGTGATAGACTTTATACAGATGTAAAACTGGGAAAAAACGCCGGAATAGTTTCAATACTCGTTCTCACAGGCGAAACCACTCTAGACGATCTATCCAGATCGGATGTAAAACCTGATTTTGTCTTCAAAAATTTGTACGAATTATCCAAGGCTATCGAGTAG